From one Triticum aestivum cultivar Chinese Spring chromosome 4B, IWGSC CS RefSeq v2.1, whole genome shotgun sequence genomic stretch:
- the LOC123093855 gene encoding putative receptor-like protein kinase At3g47110: MAMAMGDMRLLCPLLAVLMVATATASDEAALLAFKAQISHGGLLASWNRSAGFCSWEGVTCSHRRPAQVVALILNGTGLTGALSPAIGNLTFLRTLDLSFNSLHGGIPASLGHQGLYLDDNAFSGTFPVNLSSCVSMNEMVLDNNKIGGCIPAELGEKLTSLTEFSLSNNSFRGHIPATLANLSHLQILDLTSNQLVGSIPPGLQSIHNMRYFSLYGNLLSGMIPLSLYNWSSLEVLDVALNMLYGTIPDDIGSKFPNMKALSLSSNHFSGALPSSISNMSHLTTIFLWKNRFSGYVPPTLGRLGVLQYLNLADNRFEANDNKGWEFITSLANCSRLQILELSVNPLGGQLPGSIVNLSTTLRDLSLTDNMISGVIPAYIGNLVGLTRLVIANTSISGVIPESIGKLKNLIQLGLYNTRLSGFIPPSLGNLSRLNGLIASNGNLEGPIPASLGKLKNLFELDLSMNYRLNGSIPREIFKLPGLSSHLDLSYNSLSGPLPNEVGSLANLNQLILSGNQMFGKIPDGIQNCIVLEWLLLDDNSFEGGIPQSLKNIKGLSKLNLAMNKFSGNIPEALGSIGNLQELYLAHNNLSGSIPVVLQNLTSLSKLDVSFNNLQGEVPDEGVFRNITYLAVAGNINLCGGTPQLHLAPCSISKNKKNMPKSLVISLATAGAIFLSLSAILLVWILCKKLKPSQKTLAQDSIADDHYMRIPYHALLRGTNGFSEVNLLGRGSYGAVYKCVLDTEERTLAVKVFNLGHSRYSKSFEAECEAMRRIRHRCLIKIITSCSSVNHQGQEFKALVFEFMPNGNLDGWLHPKSQDPTINNTLSLAQRLDIAVDIVDAAEYLHNYCQPLVIHCDLKPSNILLAEDMSARVGDFGISRILQENTSEGMPALNSSTGIRGSIGYVAPEYGEGSAVSAAGDIYSFGILLLEMFTGRSPTEGTFRDSLDLHKFADDALPGRTLEIADPSMWLDCRQHDDTTSIRIQECLVSVLRLGISCSKQQPRDRALTRDAAAEMHAIRDAYLMFIGDHGAEREAPTQEIQNGVE, translated from the exons atggcaatggcaatgggGGACATGAGATTGCTATGCCCATTGCTAGCCGTCCTGATGGTTGCCACGGCAACCGCCAGCGACGAGGCCGCGCTGCTAGCTTTCAAAGCACAGATCAGCCATGGTGGCTTGCTGGCCTCCTGGAATAGGAGCGCCGGCTTCTGCAGCTGGGAAGGCGTGACGTGCAGCCATCGGAGGCCGGCGCAGGTGGTGGCGTTGATATTGAACGGCACTGGGCTCACCGGGGCACTCTCCCCGGCCATCGGGAACCTCACGTTTCTGCGGACGCTCGACCTGAGCTTCAACTCGCTCCATGGGGGCATTCCGGCGAGCCTCGGCCACCAGGGGCTCTACTTGGACGACAATGCGTTCTCCGGCACTTTCCCAGTGAACCTGAGCTCATGCGTCAGCATGAACGAAATGGTACTGGACAACAACAAGATTGGCGGGTGCATCCCGGCTGAGCTCGGTGAGAAGCTCACGTCCTTGACAGAGTTCTCGCTGAGTAACAACAGCTTCAGAGGGCACATCCCGGCAACACTGGCCAATCTATCCCATCTACAGATCCTCGATCTCACCAGTAACCAGCTCGTGGGCTCGATCCCACCGGGGCTCCAAAGCATCCACAACATGCGGTATTTCAGTCTCTACGGCAACCTCCTCTCTGGTATGATCCCACTTTCTCTCTACAACTGGTCATCATTGGAAGTACTTGATGTAGCTCTAAATATGTTATATGGAACCATTCCGGATGATATCGGAAGCAAGTTCCCCAATATGAAAGCTCTGAGCTTATCTTCCAATCACTTCAGTGGGGCCCTCCCCTCATCAATATCCAATATGTCTCATCTCACAACAATTTTTCTCTGGAAAAATAGATTTAGTGGGTATGTGCCTCCCACATTGGGGAGACTGGGAGTTCTCCAATATCTGAACTTGGCTGACAATCGGTTCGAAGCAAATGACAACAAGGGATGGGAATTCATCACCTCTCTGGCAAACTGCAGCCGACTGCAGATATTAGAACTCAGCGTCAATCCTTTAGGAGGACAACTACCAGGTTCAATTGTCAACCTATCAACGACTCTCCGGGACTTAAGTTTAACTGACAATATGATCTCCGGGGTTATTCCTGCTTACATAGGCAATCTGGTTGGTCTCACAAGACTTGTGATAGCAAACACTTCCATATCCGGAGTTATTCCAGAGAGCATTGGCAAGCTCAAGAACTTGATCCAGCTAGGCTTGTACAACACTAGATTGTCTGGCTTCATACCGCCATCGCTAGGAAACCTTTCGCGGTTGAATGGGCTTATTGCAAGTAATGGCAACTTGGAGGGACCAATTCCGGCAAGCCTGGGGAAGTTGAAAAATCTTTTTGAACTTGATTTGTCAATGAATTACAGACTTAACGGTTCAATACCCAGAGAGATCTTCAAATTACCCGGCCTCTCTTCGCATTTGGACTTGTCATACAATTCCCTTTCTGGACCCCTTCCTAATGAGGTTGGTAGTTTGGCAAACCTTAACCAACTGATTCTATCAGGAAACCAGATGTTTGGCAAGATACCTGACGGTATTCAGAATTGCATAGTGCTGGAATGGCTGTTATTAGACGATAATTCCTTTGAAGGAGGCATACCTCAGTCACTGAAGAATATAAAGGGGCTCAGTAAACTGAACCTGGCCATGAATAAGTTCTCTGGTAATATTCCTGAAGCCCTTGGTAGTATTGGAAACCTGCAAGAACTGTACCTAGCACACAACAACTTGTCAGGATCAATCCCAGTAGTTCTACAGAATTTGACATCATTATCCAAACTGGATGTATCCTTCAATAATTTGCAAGGCGAGGTGCCAGATGAAGGTGTTTTCAGAAACATCACTTACTTAGCGGTTGCTGGGAATATCAATTTGTGTGGTGGTACACCTCAACTTCATTTGGCCCCATGCTCCATAAGCAAGAACAAAAAAAACATGCCAAAGTCTCTTGTAATTTCTCTGGCGACAGCTGGAGCGATCTTTTTATCACTTTCAGCTATTCTTCTTGTTTGGATACTTTGCAAGAAGCTCAAACCAAGCCAGAAGACACTAGCACAAGATTCAATTGCTGATGACCATTACATGAGAATCCCCTATCATGCATTATTGAGAGGAACTAACGGATTTTCGGAAGTCAACTTGCTTGGGAGAGGAAGTTATGGTGCGGTTTATAAGTGTGTTTTGGACACTGAAGAAAGAACATTGGCTGTCAAGGTGTTTAATCTTGGTCATTCTAGATATTCCAAGAGTTTTGAGGCTGAATGTGAGGCGATGAGAAGGATACGGCACCGTTGTCTCATTAAAATCATTACTTCTTGTTCGAGCGTCAACCACCAAGGTCAAGAGTTCAAGGCATTGGTTTTTGAGTTCATGCCCAATGGTAACTTGGATGGTTGGCTTCATCCAAAATCGCAAGATCCCACTATAAACAACACACTCAGCCTTGCCCAAAGGCTTGATATTGCTGTTGATATTGTGGATGCAGCAGAATATCTGCACAACTACTGCCAACCATTGGTAATCCATTGTGATCTTAAGCCAAGCAACATTCTTCTTGCCGAAGACATGAGCGCCCGAGTTGGAGACTTTGGCATATCAAGGATCCTTCAAGAAAATACAAGCGAGGGGATGCCAGCTTTAAATAGCTCAACCGGAATTAGAGGTTCCATAGGCTATGTTGCTCCAG AGTATGGCGAAGGCTCTGCGGTCTCAGCAGCTGGTGATATTTATAGTTTTGGCATATTACTGCTTGAGATGTTTACCGGAAGGAGCCCAACAGAAGGCACGTTCAGAGATTCGTTGGATCTGCATAAGTTTGCCGATGATGCTCTTCCAGGTAGAACCTTGGAGATAGCTGACCCAAGCATGTGGCTGGACTGCAGGCAACACGATGACACTACAAGTATTAGAATCCAGGAGTGCTTGGTTTCAGTGTTGAGGCTTGGCATATCCTGCTCAAAGCAACAGCCTCGAGACCGAGCACTGACGAGGGATGCAGCAGCAGAGATGCATGCAATCAGAGATGCGTACCTCATGTTTATTGGGGACCATGGAGCAGAAAGAGAAGCTCCGACTCAAGAAATTCAGAACGGCGTTGAATAA